Proteins found in one Fodinicurvata sp. EGI_FJ10296 genomic segment:
- a CDS encoding tripartite tricarboxylate transporter TctB family protein: protein MRRLNINQILAIVIAVFSAAYLYEAFQIRQFPLPRPIDSDLFPKVLGTSLLVMAVFLFFQRPRDGEFLSIEVAPDTPIHHHPWAMVAVTALAIVLYAFALRPLGFLVSSTVLVIALSVYYGYRRLVVVIPVAITIPLVLYLVLTRVMAIAMPRGILPI from the coding sequence ATGCGCCGGCTCAACATAAACCAGATACTGGCCATCGTCATAGCCGTATTCAGCGCGGCCTACCTTTACGAGGCCTTCCAGATCCGTCAGTTTCCGCTGCCCCGGCCGATCGATTCGGATCTCTTCCCCAAAGTTCTCGGAACTTCCCTTCTCGTCATGGCCGTCTTTCTCTTCTTTCAGCGTCCCCGTGATGGTGAATTTCTGAGTATAGAGGTCGCGCCCGATACGCCGATCCATCATCACCCCTGGGCGATGGTCGCGGTGACCGCGCTCGCCATTGTCCTCTATGCCTTTGCATTGCGGCCACTCGGATTCCTGGTTTCGTCGACGGTTCTGGTGATCGCACTGTCTGTCTACTATGGATATCGGCGGCTGGTCGTCGTCATACCAGTCGCAATCACCATTCCATTGGTGCTCTATCTCGTACTGACCAGGGTGATGGCGATCGCCATGCCCAGGGGCATTCTTCCTATCTGA